aaaattgtaattcCCAGAATATCATTATGTTTTGATTCTCTTatggaagaagaaaattgagaaaaaaaagtaaactATTCTTAATAATTCTCAATATTTTTTACgtggaaaaacattttcaattttatttcattaagatttcatcatttttttgttcacacaCTTagattgttttattattgtattaAGAATGGGTCGATAcattgaatggatggataaatttttatcatttatcattttattgttgattattcgtttttataaaaaaactGTATTTGCTACAATATTACAACCGTTGGTCGATGTCAGTGAGTATCTTTCTAAATTCTGatagaaaatgattttttcattttttttttttttttttttttttgataataaagaaGGAAATGATGCAATTCGTCAAATACGTTTTTTATACGATATACACGAAACTTCTTCAATATCATCggaaaattcgaaaaaaaaaatttacaataatcgattgttgttaCTGGAAGAACAGCGAAAATTTTTCAGCAAACCAATTCCAAATGTTTTATATCCATGGACAACAGGACAaagaattttaatcaatcgCAATAAtcgttataataataacaataataataataatcacccAGAGAATTATTTTGTATATAATCGAGAAAAATAtgagccatcatcatcatcattatcattagctATGAAATTCAAAGATATTTCTGCTATTCAATTACAACGGGGACGACCAATGTTTGCCGAAATCGATTTTGTTCCGCGTAAGTATCTGAAAATttctatgaaaaaatttgtcattcatcaacattataaGTTTGTTTATTGTCAAAGTAACATTTAATTATCTCTTTAATGATTcaggcaatttttttgtacaaaaaTAACTTAATTAAtgtgataattgattgatttatttagaacttttttttgatagtgaatcattttttctttctttttcaagGATACATACCTGAATGGACCAGTCATGTGGCCGTTAGTGTAACGTTACCGGCTCATATACGTGGAAGACCATGGATTCTAGGTTATCATCAGGAACAATTTCCAATGCCTACCTGTCGACTCTGTACAAATGCCGATCAATCCTATACATTACCTGTGACGATATTTTTACCCGACGATGGATGGTGTCCTGAAGGTCGTGTACAAACAATTTGGAAAATTGAAGCACTTCAATTACTTCCACATatagacaaacaacaacaacaaacaattctaaataatgaaattattagAAAGTATCCCGAATTTAAATATCAAAGGCAAATGGATCAAACTGATATGATATTAGCATATGgttatgatgaattgaagCAATTTTATATCAAAAACAGTGTCAATTCAAGTAGATGTCGTGATATTCATGAAGCGATAGTTgcttgaatgtttttttaaaaatatttttttatattatcattctattttcgttacaatattattatgattttatTACTCTGTTTAAACTAATCTGCCTTGAGCGTTTCCgctttttctatttcttatattatataccaacaatttgattcacTCGATTTAGTTAATTTGTTTCCAtggaatgataatatttttatttttttactgtGAGGAGATGTTATTGAACTTATCATTATCTACTGAACGCTTATTTAAAGATGGCCAATTAGGTCAAAAAATGGctgtgtttttgttatttttttttattgagtGTTGTCAGTATATTATACAATATggtgaatgataaaatatttttccaaaatttactttgtttgttgttgatcattgatacttatattatcattaataatattaGGTGAATTTATCGtattttctttgaaattattttcgttCTAAATAGATAATGCAATTAGATTCCAGATGTGAGAAACCAGTGAgaaagagcaaaaaaaaatctactttcaaaattgatgataaatatttgacaaagaaaaatcattgaatcggTAAGACGTAACTAATACCTGTCGCTTAGATACgataattattgattataatcattgaaagtttttttttgggctaATATCAAAATGTGCAGACACCGGTAGTATAATAGATGCTCTGAAAACGGTATTCTTAGAAAGTAAAGTAAAAAGTCAACACATAAACTAAaatatagcaaaaaaaaaaaatgtcaaaaggAAATATTTAGCCACATCAATCAGTGTAAAATTGGTCTACTCACTGTTCATTGagtcatcattgaatttcgtTTGTCAAAGAATGGGATCCATTATTGTGAATATATTTAGTTTTACTacttttataataataataatctcgATATCGGTCGCATCTCAACCAACATCTATTAATAGACACTATTATCAACTAGGTTTTGCGACGAACAATATAGTGTCCAAATGTGATTTCTTAACGAATAGCTGCCGATTTCGTAATCAACATAATTTAGCCACATATAATCGATATTATAATgcagaaaaaatgtttttcgatcgtcattcattgttattattgaatattaATGCACCACGTTCACAACGTTATCCTGGTGCACGATTAATAACACCATATTATCAAGCCAAATATCATAATgcttgtttatttgtttcatatcGTTATAGTGGTCCTGGAACCTTACGTTTCTTTATAATTCAACAAGATATAGATaataaatgtattttttctgatgatcattttaaatcatcCATATCAATCAGCAATGAAAATGTCTGGAATCATTTGGAATTACAATTGGATCTaagtgatggtgatgttcgATTCTTTTTGGAAACACATTTCAATAGTTCAGCTAAAGCTGGATATTTTGCCATTggtgattttaattttggttATGGTAATTGtcgaaataaaaacgaaaatcattGTTACgataatatcatcaacagtCATATAAATGTAGCACCAACAGccaattgattatgatgattacatttattcaaatgatgagtTAATGATgcttgcttgtttttttttcaaaaagcATAAATACCAACTATATGTTCCTGGCTATTtctaataaataaaatttattcctATAAATTCAGAAAACAAATGGCATTTAATTCCAATACTATTTTTACAATAAATAATcttattgtcattgttattttattcgatgatttttACTATATAAAAGACatctttttttgtcaatcgtaaatcgatttattcaaataaaatttattataaaacgataaaaaatcaaaatttcagATATGAGATTTTCAAATGTGAAATTTAACTCAATTTCttgtaattttgtttgttcaatttttttgattttaaaatagATTATTTCTGGTTTCATTCTTTGTCATTTCATTgcttattttctttttgtaaatagaaacaaaaaacaaaaaaaaatcatcattcatcattatttctgTATCGTTGAAACATTctttaaatttaataaatgtttttttgaaattcttttacTTTTATTTTCGAAACAAATGTAGTAAATTACATCGATAGAATTTGTACCCAAAAcctttttatatttttttttttacattcagtaattgaatttgatttagcttttatcaatgatgattaaatgtGTTGAAAATGTACGTAAGAAagtatggaatttttttttgtttaaaaaaaatttatcccTATTCATCGCATGTTTGTTCAATGTGAATtcttgaattcaatgatttatttatttatttttttttgaaaggaattgaaaaaaagaaaaaaatcaatattaatcTATTATGATCATGTTAATTagtataaataaataaaataaaagtatcaaataaattcaatctgAAGTAAGATATAATGGTTTTTTATGTCTAAAATGTTGagcttttttcatcattacaaattgaaatgatagTATTATTTTGATCCTGTTCAATTATCTTTTTAGGTTGATCaatgttattttcatttgcattatttgcattattttcattcaaatcttTGTTGACAATTTCATTCGGATTTCTATTACATGAACAACATAGCATAATAAAACGTTGAATCCGATTCTTCAATAAtgttaatgaatgaataaatgaatcggTACGAAGACGAAATGTTTCGTTCAGCcaacaatatataaatggatTATAACAAACGGAACTCATTGCTATCCAATGTgtaacaaaataaattcctATATTTGAGGATAATAAAGATtgcaatgataaaaatcattacaaATGATAACAACAGATTTAAGAAagacaaaatcaattaaataaaCATTCTTACcaaaatgatgttgaattatcttaaaatcgatcaatgtaACATAAAGATGTAATGGAAACCAGCATGTAGCAAATACGGCTACAACAATCACTAACATTTTGATACGTTTACGTTTTCGTTTCATGATCGATGCACGACGATTTGCGCTCACACTACCTATTGGATTGTTTTGACGCCAAAGAAAACAGCCAATTCTTGCATAAAATAATGCTGTCAATCCGATTGGCAATAAATATTGACTTAATGGAGATAGAATGGCCAACATTAAACGATTCTGTTTGCTGGGAAATACAGTTGCACAACGTATCATATTGAAACCttccaataatgatggataGACAACTAATTGATTAAAAAGGCAATGAGGTATAGATAAAACAATTGAACATATCCATATCAAACATATTGAACATTTCCATTGATTGGTCGATCGCTGATGTGATAttctattcatcatttcattggaaTGAGTTATTGTTCCATCTTCTATTGATTCACgattttttctattgcaCATATAAGGAAGATATTGACATACATCGAAACCAATACCAAAACATGTTGTTCGAATTAAACTATATagttttaatgaaaaaaatataataataagaacaataaatggaaaaaacagATTACAAGCTCACTGAATCCAGAATGAACATTAACCATTGGCATGacgatatatattttttcccATAACAGCTCATTAGCTTcaaattctgaaaaaaaagtgaaaaaccataatgaaaatatgacGATAATAAACTTTTTAACTTGTTTACAGTAAAAATTCtcagaataaaatgaaactgATTATAAATAATACTACACCATTACCAAAAAATGGGAATGAtcttaagaaaaaaatgtcatgaaaattttcccCATGAATTTTATTAAGATAATCAGAAGATGaattccaaaaataaaatttgattgaatcacttaaagaataataaatggaACGATTCATTCAGGTCATTATTTCTAATACATATGTAATGTATAGCTATATATAGGGTTCCTAAATTATGTTGGCTTGTTATGTGTCGGATTCGGATTAGTGTTTGGCTATTTTCTAGTGAGATTCAAATAGTTGAGTTACCTTCGATAACGTTCGAATGCTATTACCATCATTGTAATCGATGAACAATGTGCcgataatgattgaatgaatggagtCAAGATACATATTACTGAACCGAATGGCCAATTTGTGCTGACAAATCGTACAATATTGATTGGTATGTTGAAGCAAGTGAGCAACAAATCAGCGATCGCTAAATTaaatattaaaatatttGTCGTATTACGGCCATTTCCGACAAGTAAGGCTATCATTACACGGCAAACAAATATATTACCAAACAATGAAACTaacacaatcaatgaataggATGATACTAGTAAAATGTTCCAAATATTTTCTGCAGAAAACatcgattcatttaaatCAGATTGAGATGATGCATCAGTTATTGGTAAAGTTGACGTTGATTCTTGATTGAATAATACATCAAAGGTAAAAGGATTATCATCACTGGAATTGAATGCTGAAGAATCACTTGATAATTTGttccaatcaaatcgaatcgaagtggatgttgttgttgctgcagTTGTGGTTACTAAAGTTGATGCTTTTGTCACTATTAATGATGTAGATGTTGTTTTAATCAACGATTTCTCAAGAGATtgtatcatttcatcattgttgtgaTCGTTTGATGACATTTGAAGTAAGAATAAATTATTCCAGGCCATTTTTTAACTATTAAAATAATTGTTACACTGACCAATAGAAATAGACATTTCAATGATCAACTTCTATTATGTCGATATATTCGTGATGAAATAATctttttaaaagaaaaagttaAATTTGGTAATCATTTGGTCCATTCGAgttaaattatttgaaatggaCGACTGATCAAGAAAGAGTGATGGAACGAACGAGCCAACCTAACCAACTGCCAAATTTAATGCAATTTTTTAAGACTAGAAAactagaataaaaaaattgtatagaatcaaaattttccaaaatgaatgatgctCAGGCGCAAATATATGCAGTCGTCACAATTTCTTGacattattgtcattttttgaatcaaaaacgaATACATCATTCTATGAGAATATtgatggcaataataatcatcttaATTTAATGagtcaacatttttttttacatagaCTTAGacagaaattaatttttgatgTCGGATACAGTCTAATCTGATCgtcaatgttttttattcgattaaCAACAATTTTCTTAACATTAGCAAactattttgatgaaatactATGAATATCGAAGCTTGACATCACGTAATCaccaatatatatatcgaaAGTGGACTATTCTAAATAATAGAAGTATCGAATGTACTTGATAAAGATGATCTTGTACAgttggcaatttttttcgtcaaatGAATTAGGCAATATGTCTAAAATAAGCTCTGGATTTCTAtaagatattgatgatggtctTCCATGCATGGTGATTCTGGGAAAAAATCTTGttgaacatcaacatcattatgaGGATAATCATCCATTTTACTGCTAGctgctaatgatgatttagaattttcaatgtcaataatgataatgatgatgatttacaatCTAATTTTATCTAAACAGAAACCTAATTAGCCGTTTATTACGTTAAAAGTTGCTAGAAATTATTTGCCGTTTTTAGGTAAAAATCGAAACATAGTTTGATGCtgat
This is a stretch of genomic DNA from Dermatophagoides farinae isolate YC_2012a chromosome 2, ASM2471394v1, whole genome shotgun sequence. It encodes these proteins:
- the LOC124491866 gene encoding uncharacterized protein LOC124491866; this encodes MGSIIVNIFSFTTFIIIIISISVASQPTSINRHYYQLGFATNNIVSKCDFLTNSCRFRNQHNLATYNRYYNAEKMFFDRHSLLLLNINAPRSQRYPGARLITPYYQAKYHNACLFVSYRYSGPGTLRFFIIQQDIDNKCIFSDDHFKSSISISNENVWNHLELQLDLSDGDVRFFLETHFNSSAKAGYFAIGDFNFGYGNCRNKNENHCYDNIINSHINVAPTAN
- the LOC124491837 gene encoding uncharacterized protein LOC124491837, whose amino-acid sequence is MGRYIEWMDKFLSFIILLLIIRFYKKTVFATILQPLVDVKGNDAIRQIRFLYDIHETSSISSENSKKKIYNNRLLLLEEQRKFFSKPIPNVLYPWTTGQRILINRNNRYNNNNNNNNHPENYFVYNREKYEPSSSSLSLAMKFKDISAIQLQRGRPMFAEIDFVPRYIPEWTSHVAVSVTLPAHIRGRPWILGYHQEQFPMPTCRLCTNADQSYTLPVTIFLPDDGWCPEGRVQTIWKIEALQLLPHIDKQQQQTILNNEIIRKYPEFKYQRQMDQTDMILAYGYDELKQFYIKNSVNSSRCRDIHEAIVA
- the LOC124491855 gene encoding G-protein coupled receptor 83, which produces MAWNNLFLLQMSSNDHNNDEMIQSLEKSLIKTTSTSLIVTKASTLVTTTAATTTSTSIRFDWNKLSSDSSAFNSSDDNPFTFDVLFNQESTSTLPITDASSQSDLNESMFSAENIWNILLVSSYSLIVLVSLFGNIFVCRVMIALLVGNGRNTTNILIFNLAIADLLLTCFNIPINIVRFVSTNWPFGSVICILTPFIQSLSAHCSSITMMVIAFERYRSLIRTTCFGIGFDVCQYLPYMCNRKNRESIEDGTITHSNEMMNRISHQRSTNQWKCSICLIWICSIVLSIPHCLFNQLVVYPSLLEGFNMIRCATVFPSKQNRLMLAILSPLSQYLLPIGLTALFYARIGCFLWRQNNPIGSVSANRRASIMKRKRKRIKMLVIVVAVFATCWFPLHLYVTLIDFKIIQHHFGIYFVTHWIAMSSVCYNPFIYCWLNETFRLRTDSFIHSLTLLKNRIQRFIMLCCSCNRNPNEIVNKDLNENNANNANENNIDQPKKIIEQDQNNTIISICNDEKSSTF